One stretch of Rathayibacter festucae DSM 15932 DNA includes these proteins:
- a CDS encoding DEAD/DEAH box helicase, which translates to MARSGQRQSGQSRRSTSASPGTRPRSRPRGVDNSGIIPILARRVRELEAKAQTGKVGPTNRTKFLVIALLMREERKRVKSDTELSDSQRAEEMKRLDGIATILAKTAARDTSLIALLESEAGITAAAQKLRRDWLLEAGAELSPDELLIVTEPEPKPEVPVNQVVPPSVRARQLANPFLPPDFSIASAPTPARRRLDDWELLGPLFKAFEYGAGGRAASMELPEPPKIDRVTPRGRDLMPHQARFIEGAREGHRSFLLADEPGLGKTAQSLLAASVTGSYPLLAVVPNVVKMNWAREVERWTPQRRATVIHGDGGTLDAFADVVIVNYDILDRHIGWLGSLGFRGMVVDEAHFIKNLRSQRSQSVLALAAKIRETTPGHDPLMIALTGTPLINDVDDFRAIWRFLGWIDETKPGPELMSLLEDTGLTPADTGFYPEAREAVIDLGIVRRKKIDVAADLPSKRIVDLPVELDDDLGRSIQKAERELGARMLQRYKAVTASITHELDDDERERFVRIVAQSELEESKSAKTGENVFTMVRRIGQAKAALAADYASQLARSVGKVVFFAKHIDVMDQAEETFEKRDLTSVSIRGDQSATFRQSQIDAFNEDPDVSVAVCSLTAAGVGVNLQASSNVVLAELSWTSAEQTQAIDRVHRIGQEEPVTAWRIIAAHTIDAKIAELIDAKAGLAARALDGADAEVASADTVQLDALMHVLREAIG; encoded by the coding sequence ATGGCTCGCAGCGGCCAGCGTCAGTCCGGTCAGTCGCGTCGTTCGACGAGCGCGAGCCCGGGAACTCGGCCCCGATCGCGCCCGCGCGGCGTCGACAACTCCGGGATCATCCCGATCCTCGCCCGTCGCGTGCGCGAGCTCGAGGCGAAGGCCCAGACCGGCAAGGTCGGGCCCACCAATCGCACGAAGTTCCTCGTCATCGCCCTGCTGATGCGCGAGGAGCGCAAGCGGGTGAAGAGCGACACCGAGCTGAGCGACTCGCAGCGCGCGGAGGAGATGAAGCGCCTCGACGGCATCGCGACGATCCTCGCGAAGACCGCGGCGCGCGACACCAGCCTGATCGCCCTGCTCGAGTCGGAGGCCGGCATCACCGCGGCCGCGCAGAAGCTGCGCCGCGACTGGCTGCTGGAGGCCGGCGCCGAGCTGAGCCCCGACGAGCTGCTGATCGTGACCGAGCCGGAGCCCAAGCCCGAGGTGCCGGTCAACCAGGTCGTGCCGCCGTCGGTGCGCGCCCGACAGCTCGCCAACCCCTTCCTCCCGCCGGACTTCTCGATCGCCAGCGCGCCCACCCCCGCCCGCCGTCGCCTCGACGACTGGGAGCTGCTCGGTCCGCTCTTCAAGGCGTTCGAGTACGGCGCCGGCGGCCGCGCCGCCAGCATGGAGCTGCCCGAGCCGCCGAAGATCGACCGGGTGACGCCGCGCGGTCGCGATCTGATGCCGCACCAGGCGCGCTTCATCGAGGGCGCGCGCGAGGGGCACCGCAGCTTCCTGCTCGCCGACGAGCCGGGCCTCGGCAAGACGGCGCAGAGCCTGCTCGCCGCCTCCGTCACCGGCTCGTACCCGCTGCTCGCCGTCGTGCCCAACGTCGTGAAGATGAACTGGGCGCGCGAGGTCGAGCGCTGGACGCCGCAGCGCCGCGCCACCGTCATCCACGGCGACGGCGGCACGCTCGACGCGTTCGCCGACGTCGTGATCGTCAACTACGACATCCTCGACCGGCACATCGGCTGGCTCGGCAGCCTCGGCTTCCGCGGCATGGTCGTCGACGAGGCGCACTTCATCAAGAACCTCCGCTCGCAGCGCTCGCAGAGCGTGCTGGCGCTGGCCGCGAAGATCCGCGAGACGACGCCGGGCCACGACCCGCTGATGATCGCCCTCACGGGAACGCCGCTGATCAACGACGTGGACGACTTCCGCGCGATCTGGCGCTTCCTCGGCTGGATCGACGAGACCAAGCCCGGGCCCGAGCTGATGAGCCTGCTCGAGGACACCGGGCTCACGCCCGCGGACACCGGCTTCTACCCGGAGGCGCGCGAGGCGGTCATCGACCTCGGCATCGTCCGGCGGAAGAAGATCGACGTCGCCGCGGACCTGCCCTCGAAGCGGATCGTCGACCTGCCGGTCGAGCTGGACGACGACCTCGGCCGCTCGATCCAGAAGGCGGAGCGCGAGCTCGGCGCCCGGATGCTGCAGCGCTACAAGGCCGTCACCGCGTCGATCACGCACGAGCTCGACGACGACGAGCGCGAGCGCTTCGTCCGCATCGTCGCGCAGAGCGAGCTCGAGGAGTCGAAGTCGGCCAAGACCGGCGAGAACGTCTTCACGATGGTGCGCCGGATCGGCCAGGCCAAGGCGGCGCTCGCCGCCGACTACGCCTCGCAGCTGGCCCGCTCGGTCGGCAAGGTGGTCTTCTTCGCCAAGCACATCGACGTGATGGACCAGGCGGAGGAGACCTTCGAGAAGCGCGATCTCACCTCCGTCTCGATCCGCGGCGACCAGTCGGCGACGTTCCGCCAGTCGCAGATCGACGCGTTCAACGAGGACCCCGACGTGTCGGTCGCGGTCTGCTCGCTCACCGCGGCGGGCGTCGGCGTCAACCTGCAGGCCTCGTCCAACGTCGTCCTGGCCGAGCTGTCCTGGACCTCGGCCGAGCAGACGCAGGCGATCGACCGCGTGCACCGCATCGGCCAGGAGGAGCCGGTCACGGCCTGGCGCATCATCGCGGCGCACACGATCGACGCCAAGATCGCCGAGCTGATCGACGCGAAGGCCGGCCTCGCCGCCCGCGCGCTCGACGGCGCGGACGCCGAGGTCGCCTCGGCCGACACGGTTCAGCTGGACGCGCTCATGCACGTCCTCCGCGAGGCGATCGGCTGA
- the thiD gene encoding bifunctional hydroxymethylpyrimidine kinase/phosphomethylpyrimidine kinase, giving the protein MSAALPQPRPIPRVLSIAGTDPTGGAGIQADLKSIGALGGYGMAVVTALVAQNTRGVRSIHLPPAAFLREQLDAVSDDVEIDAVKIGMIANAELGGIIAAWLDDVRPPLVVVDPVMVATSGHRLLDPEAEEAVRALVRRAGLVTPNLPELAVLAGAEPAADWSAALEQARSVARDLGTAVLVKGGHLDGPATPDAIVTPDGGVREVPGERVATRNTHGTGCSLSSAMATLLAGGGTTPDTLTQALTEAKDWLNGALRGADGLRVGSGNGPIDHFHRLRAPAFCERMWAETEQLRAEIDALPFVTALGDGSLTRDDFEWYLEQDALYLTEYARVLAIAAQRAPSTAEQVFWAESSASALAAEAQLHRDRLGERTATASPVTRGYVDHLLAVGTRGSYGEIVAALLPCFWLYADIGERLAAANRPGHPYADWLVTYADPAFAVATERAIAITEAAAARGTNAERAAMGDAFLRSSVFERDFFAAPLSRSPRGGRA; this is encoded by the coding sequence ATGAGCGCCGCGCTCCCGCAGCCCCGGCCGATCCCCCGCGTCCTCAGCATCGCCGGCACCGACCCGACCGGCGGCGCCGGCATCCAGGCCGACCTCAAGTCGATCGGCGCGCTCGGCGGCTACGGGATGGCCGTGGTCACCGCCCTCGTCGCGCAGAACACCCGCGGCGTGCGCTCGATCCACCTGCCGCCCGCCGCCTTCCTCCGCGAGCAGCTCGACGCGGTCAGCGACGACGTCGAGATCGACGCCGTGAAGATCGGCATGATCGCGAACGCCGAGCTGGGCGGGATCATCGCCGCCTGGCTGGACGACGTCCGCCCGCCGCTGGTCGTCGTCGACCCGGTGATGGTCGCGACCAGCGGCCACCGCCTGCTCGACCCCGAGGCGGAGGAGGCGGTCCGCGCGCTCGTCCGCCGTGCCGGCCTCGTCACGCCCAACCTCCCCGAGCTGGCCGTGCTCGCCGGAGCCGAGCCGGCCGCCGACTGGTCCGCCGCGCTCGAGCAGGCCCGCTCCGTGGCCCGGGATCTCGGCACCGCGGTCCTGGTGAAGGGCGGGCACCTCGACGGCCCGGCGACGCCCGACGCGATCGTCACCCCGGACGGCGGCGTGCGCGAGGTGCCGGGCGAGCGTGTCGCCACCCGCAACACCCACGGCACCGGCTGCTCGCTCTCCTCCGCGATGGCGACGCTCCTCGCCGGCGGCGGGACGACTCCGGACACGCTCACGCAGGCGCTGACCGAGGCGAAGGACTGGCTGAACGGGGCGCTCCGCGGGGCCGACGGACTCCGGGTGGGCAGCGGCAACGGCCCGATCGACCACTTCCACCGCCTGCGCGCCCCGGCGTTCTGCGAGCGGATGTGGGCCGAGACGGAGCAGCTCCGCGCCGAGATCGACGCGCTTCCGTTCGTGACAGCGCTCGGCGACGGCTCCCTCACCCGCGACGACTTCGAGTGGTACCTCGAGCAGGACGCGCTCTACCTCACCGAGTACGCGCGGGTCCTCGCGATCGCCGCTCAGCGGGCGCCGAGCACCGCCGAGCAGGTCTTCTGGGCGGAGTCGTCGGCCTCGGCTCTGGCGGCGGAGGCGCAGCTGCACCGCGACCGCCTCGGCGAGCGCACCGCGACGGCCTCCCCCGTCACCCGCGGCTACGTCGACCACCTGCTCGCGGTCGGCACGAGAGGGAGCTACGGCGAGATCGTCGCCGCGCTGCTGCCCTGCTTCTGGCTCTACGCAGACATCGGCGAGCGCCTCGCCGCGGCGAACCGGCCCGGGCACCCCTACGCGGACTGGCTCGTCACCTACGCGGATCCTGCCTTCGCCGTCGCGACCGAGCGCGCGATCGCGATCACCGAGGCGGCCGCCGCCCGCGGCACGAACGCGGAACGCGCCGCCATGGGCGACGCGTTCCTGCGCTCGAGCGTGTTCGAGCGCGACTTCTTCGCGGCTCCGCTCAGCCGATCGCCTCGCGGAGGACGTGCATGA
- the thiE gene encoding thiamine phosphate synthase, with product MIDLSLQLVTDTRLCGPRGVPAVVAAAVAGGVRVVQVRDHEATAAELVALTCAVAAVLDERTTLLVDDRVDVVLAARLAGARVDGVHVGQSDLPVLAARSILGAGAVIGLTANTPAHLAAAHALPTGTVDYLGVGVIRATATKPDHPVPLGIDGFAALAAATPLPCVAIGGVTAGDASALRRAGAAGLAIVSAICAVDDPESAARAFRAEWDR from the coding sequence ATGATCGACCTCTCGCTCCAGCTCGTCACCGACACCCGCCTCTGCGGCCCGCGCGGAGTCCCGGCCGTGGTCGCCGCGGCCGTCGCCGGCGGTGTCCGCGTCGTCCAGGTCCGCGACCACGAGGCGACCGCCGCCGAGCTCGTCGCCCTGACCTGCGCCGTCGCCGCCGTCCTCGACGAGCGCACGACCCTGCTGGTCGACGACCGCGTCGACGTCGTCCTCGCCGCCCGCCTGGCGGGAGCCCGCGTCGACGGCGTGCACGTCGGCCAGTCCGATCTCCCGGTCCTCGCCGCGCGCAGCATCCTCGGCGCCGGCGCGGTGATCGGCCTGACCGCGAACACCCCGGCCCACCTCGCCGCCGCGCACGCCCTGCCCACCGGCACCGTCGACTATCTCGGCGTCGGCGTGATCCGCGCGACGGCGACCAAGCCCGACCACCCGGTCCCGCTCGGCATCGACGGCTTCGCCGCCCTCGCCGCCGCGACGCCGCTCCCCTGCGTCGCCATCGGCGGCGTCACGGCCGGCGACGCCTCGGCCCTGCGCCGCGCCGGCGCGGCCGGGCTCGCGATCGTCTCGGCGATCTGCGCGGTGGACGATCCGGAGTCCGCGGCCCGCGCCTTCCGAGCGGAGTGGGACCGATGA
- the thiM gene encoding hydroxyethylthiazole kinase, with protein sequence MSIRTPAHPTILDGAAVARHLGELRRAAPLVQCITNAVVTGFTANSLLALGASPAMCDLPGEAGVFAGIASATLVNLGTPHAEQRDGAREAVAAASAAGTPWVLDPVAVGPLPVRTALAAELLEARPAIIRGNASEILALAGLGAGGRGVDAVDGPEEALEAANALARRSGAVVAVSGAVDVVTDGERVVRVTGGHPLLTRVTGGGCALGAVMAAFLGAGGSDPLGAAVAASVVWGLAAERAAETAAGPGSFAVGLLDALAALTADEVESGARIA encoded by the coding sequence ATGAGCATTCGCACGCCTGCCCACCCGACCATCCTCGACGGCGCAGCCGTCGCCCGACACCTCGGCGAGCTGCGCCGCGCAGCGCCGCTCGTGCAGTGCATCACCAACGCGGTGGTCACCGGCTTCACCGCCAACAGCCTGCTGGCTCTCGGCGCGAGCCCCGCGATGTGCGATCTGCCCGGCGAGGCCGGCGTCTTCGCCGGCATCGCCTCCGCGACGCTGGTGAACCTCGGCACCCCGCACGCGGAGCAGCGCGACGGCGCCCGCGAGGCCGTCGCGGCGGCGAGCGCGGCCGGCACCCCCTGGGTGCTCGACCCGGTCGCCGTCGGCCCGCTGCCGGTGCGCACCGCGCTCGCGGCCGAGCTGCTCGAAGCGCGACCCGCGATCATCCGCGGCAACGCCTCCGAGATCCTCGCCCTCGCCGGCCTCGGCGCGGGCGGTCGCGGTGTCGACGCCGTCGACGGCCCGGAGGAGGCGCTGGAGGCCGCGAACGCACTCGCCCGCCGCTCAGGAGCCGTCGTCGCCGTCTCGGGAGCCGTCGACGTCGTCACCGACGGCGAGCGCGTGGTCCGCGTCACCGGCGGGCACCCGCTGCTCACCCGCGTCACCGGCGGCGGCTGCGCGCTGGGAGCCGTGATGGCCGCCTTCCTCGGCGCCGGCGGCTCCGACCCGCTCGGCGCCGCGGTCGCCGCGTCCGTCGTCTGGGGCCTCGCCGCCGAGCGCGCCGCCGAGACCGCCGCCGGCCCCGGCTCGTTCGCGGTCGGCCTCCTCGACGCTCTCGCCGCGCTCACCGCCGACGAGGTCGAGAGCGGGGCGCGGATCGCATGA
- a CDS encoding AAA family ATPase: MRIRRLSFAGLGPFRAEQEIDFDRLEDVGIYLIAGRTGAGKSTILDAISFALYGSVPRFDGTASRLRSDHSAPEDETFAELDFEAAGRLYRVRRSPEYERPAKRGGGTTRQAAKVALLEHVDGEWRGLSSSARETGADIGRIVGLTKDQFLQVILLAQNRFHEFLLAKNDDRQRLLRTLFATERYDLLRRRLVEQRQESGAALEEERAAVTALADEAVRLTGDEETAPTPPDAEWFRALVTRLDAPLALARDEVAEADAAFRAAETARDETRLVKRAQDRRRSALIEAEELAVAESLVVQQRERIERARRADGVLPLLKGARTAAERAVAASRSRDSAAEAFTAAFDEPADRAAATRAAERLAGTLGALADALADERGLPEAVRRAERTVTARERSAAALAVLERELRALPALLDALSAEEDALAPDATALPARTEELAALERRIRAAAERASAATVLDRLRSAHAEAARAHGVRAAEHAELVARRFAGFAGELAGALVRGDPCPVCGSCEHPQPAEHGELPPVGTGEIEKARTAVDRAAAAMDAAREAESAGALALAALEERAGATTAEELQTARAEAEMRLAASRSAATRLEELRRERSDLRLRSDDLAAALDTARAEHQRLSSDAALAAEALRLLRERIDAHRDGAASIADRVAALTAQRRLAEALVEAEDSATARREAAESADVQLAEVVADRGFASADDAESAALTSGERARAEAVVAEHERRRSAVDSVLADPELAGLPTAPVDLAAAEEDARAASARRDEARSRHSVLEHRAARLAELAVRAEERLGSLDARLRRHEELRALAETIDGRGQNTRRMDLEAFALAGRLEEIVAAANLRLNAMTSGRYALVHDDSLAYRGAASGLGIDVLDAFTGARRQPASLSGGETFLASLALALGLADVVTMQSGGVSLETMFIDEGFGSLDAETLETALGTLDALRSGGRTIGLISHVDAMRERLPTGLKVVVSDRGDSRILTA; this comes from the coding sequence GTGAGGATCCGCCGCCTCTCCTTCGCCGGCCTCGGCCCCTTCCGCGCGGAGCAGGAGATCGACTTCGACCGCCTGGAGGACGTCGGGATCTACCTGATCGCCGGACGCACCGGCGCCGGCAAGTCGACGATCCTCGACGCGATCAGCTTCGCGCTCTACGGCTCGGTGCCGCGCTTCGACGGCACGGCCTCGCGGCTGCGCAGCGACCACAGCGCCCCCGAGGACGAGACCTTCGCCGAGCTCGACTTCGAGGCGGCCGGCCGGCTCTACCGGGTGCGCCGCTCACCGGAGTACGAGCGGCCGGCCAAGCGCGGCGGCGGCACCACCCGCCAGGCGGCGAAGGTCGCGCTGCTCGAGCACGTCGACGGCGAGTGGCGGGGGCTCTCCTCCAGCGCGCGGGAGACGGGGGCCGACATCGGCCGGATCGTCGGCCTGACCAAGGACCAGTTCCTCCAGGTCATCCTGCTGGCGCAGAACCGCTTCCACGAGTTCCTGCTCGCGAAGAACGACGACCGGCAGCGGCTGCTCCGCACCCTCTTCGCGACGGAGCGCTACGACCTGCTGCGCCGGCGGCTCGTCGAGCAGCGGCAGGAGAGCGGAGCGGCGCTCGAGGAGGAGCGCGCGGCTGTGACGGCGCTGGCCGACGAGGCGGTCCGGCTCACCGGTGACGAGGAGACGGCGCCGACACCGCCCGATGCGGAGTGGTTCCGCGCCCTGGTGACCCGGCTCGACGCTCCCCTCGCGCTCGCCCGCGACGAGGTGGCGGAGGCCGACGCCGCGTTCCGCGCGGCCGAGACCGCCCGGGACGAGACGCGGCTGGTGAAGCGGGCACAGGACCGCCGCCGGAGCGCGCTGATCGAGGCCGAGGAGCTCGCGGTCGCGGAGTCGCTGGTCGTGCAGCAGCGCGAGCGGATCGAGCGCGCGCGGCGGGCGGACGGGGTGCTGCCGCTGCTCAAGGGCGCGCGCACGGCCGCCGAGCGGGCCGTCGCCGCCTCCCGGAGCCGCGACAGCGCGGCCGAGGCGTTCACGGCCGCCTTCGACGAGCCCGCGGACCGAGCCGCGGCCACCCGGGCCGCGGAGCGCCTCGCCGGAACGCTCGGCGCGCTCGCCGATGCGCTCGCCGACGAGCGCGGCTTGCCCGAGGCGGTCCGCCGCGCCGAGCGGACCGTCACCGCACGGGAGCGGTCCGCCGCCGCGCTGGCCGTCCTCGAGCGCGAGCTGCGGGCGCTGCCCGCCCTTCTCGACGCGCTCTCGGCGGAGGAGGACGCGCTCGCGCCGGACGCGACGGCGCTGCCGGCCCGCACCGAGGAGCTGGCCGCGCTCGAGCGCCGGATCCGCGCCGCCGCCGAGCGTGCGAGTGCCGCGACCGTGCTTGATCGCCTCCGCTCCGCCCACGCCGAGGCGGCCCGGGCGCACGGCGTCCGCGCCGCAGAGCACGCCGAGCTGGTCGCCCGCCGCTTCGCGGGCTTCGCCGGCGAGCTGGCCGGAGCGCTCGTTCGCGGTGACCCGTGCCCGGTCTGCGGCTCCTGCGAGCACCCACAGCCCGCCGAGCACGGCGAGCTGCCGCCCGTCGGCACCGGCGAGATCGAGAAGGCGCGCACCGCCGTCGACCGCGCCGCCGCCGCGATGGACGCTGCCCGCGAGGCCGAGAGCGCCGGCGCGCTCGCCCTGGCGGCCCTCGAGGAGCGGGCCGGCGCCACGACCGCCGAGGAGCTGCAGACCGCCCGCGCCGAGGCCGAGATGCGGCTCGCCGCGTCCCGGAGCGCCGCGACGCGGCTCGAGGAGCTGCGGCGCGAGCGGTCGGACCTCCGTCTCCGCAGTGACGACCTCGCGGCGGCCCTCGACACCGCCCGCGCCGAGCACCAGCGCCTCAGCTCCGACGCCGCCCTCGCCGCCGAGGCGCTGCGCCTCCTGCGCGAGCGGATCGACGCCCACCGCGACGGCGCCGCCAGCATCGCCGACCGCGTCGCGGCCCTCACCGCGCAGCGCCGCCTGGCCGAGGCGCTCGTCGAGGCCGAGGACTCGGCGACCGCCCGCCGCGAGGCCGCCGAGAGCGCCGACGTCCAGCTCGCCGAGGTGGTCGCCGACCGCGGCTTCGCGAGCGCCGACGACGCCGAGTCCGCCGCCCTCACCTCGGGTGAGCGCGCCCGCGCCGAGGCCGTGGTCGCCGAGCACGAGCGCCGCCGCAGCGCCGTCGACTCGGTGCTGGCCGACCCCGAGCTCGCCGGCCTGCCGACCGCCCCCGTCGACCTCGCCGCCGCGGAGGAGGACGCGCGCGCCGCCTCCGCCCGCCGCGACGAGGCCCGCTCGCGGCACTCGGTGCTCGAGCACCGCGCCGCCCGGCTCGCCGAGCTGGCCGTCCGCGCCGAGGAGCGCCTGGGCAGCCTGGACGCGCGCCTGCGCCGGCACGAGGAGCTGCGCGCCCTCGCCGAGACGATCGACGGCCGCGGGCAGAACACCCGCCGGATGGACCTCGAGGCCTTCGCCCTGGCGGGCCGGCTCGAGGAGATCGTCGCCGCCGCGAACCTGCGGCTGAACGCGATGACCAGCGGCCGCTACGCGCTCGTGCACGACGACTCGCTCGCCTACCGCGGCGCCGCCTCCGGGCTCGGGATCGACGTGCTCGACGCCTTCACCGGCGCCCGCCGGCAGCCCGCGTCGCTCTCCGGCGGCGAGACGTTCCTCGCCTCGCTCGCCCTCGCCCTCGGCCTGGCCGACGTGGTCACCATGCAGTCCGGCGGCGTCTCGCTCGAGACGATGTTCATCGACGAGGGCTTCGGCTCGCTCGACGCCGAGACCCTCGAGACCGCGCTCGGCACCCTCGACGCGCTGCGCTCCGGCGGGCGCACGATCGGCCTGATCAGCCACGTCGACGCGATGCGCGAGCGGCTGCCCACCGGGCTGAAGGTCGTCGTCAGCGACCGCGGCGACAGCAGGATCCTCACGGCGTGA
- a CDS encoding exonuclease SbcCD subunit D: MKLLHTSDWHIGRTFHGHSSVAALGLVLDALVETVRSEAVDVVLIAGDVFDSAVPAAEHYTLLTRTLEAIRAAGAEVVLTSGNHDSPARLGFQAGLLRGSGVHVLTDPEAYAEPVVLRDGHGVEVGVYGIPYLEPALYRHRHPEESLRRHEDVLAFAMRRIRAHAEAAGRRWVVLAHCFAVGAPAGTVERDITAGGIDYVSVDHFAAADYAALGHIHGRATLLPNVRYSGAPLHYSFGEASKPRGGWLVELGADGLGEVSWSALPVPRRLSVIEGRLDELLSDPSLAEYEPDWVSAVLTDDVRPLDAMARLQSRFPGCATLEHRPPHAAVDERRYAERIRGRSDVEVIDDFLAHVRGGHGASETERALALDALAQVDAEALR, translated from the coding sequence GTGAAGCTCCTGCACACCTCCGACTGGCACATCGGCCGCACCTTCCACGGCCACTCGAGCGTCGCCGCGCTGGGCCTCGTGCTCGACGCACTGGTCGAGACGGTGCGCTCCGAGGCGGTCGACGTCGTCCTGATCGCGGGCGACGTCTTCGACTCCGCGGTGCCGGCGGCCGAGCACTACACCCTGCTCACCCGCACGCTCGAGGCGATCCGCGCGGCCGGCGCCGAGGTCGTGCTGACCAGCGGCAACCACGACTCCCCCGCCCGGCTGGGCTTCCAGGCCGGGCTGCTGCGCGGCTCCGGCGTGCACGTGCTCACCGATCCCGAGGCGTACGCGGAGCCGGTCGTCCTCCGCGACGGGCACGGGGTCGAGGTCGGCGTCTACGGCATCCCCTACCTCGAGCCGGCCCTCTACCGGCACCGGCACCCGGAGGAGTCGCTGCGCCGCCACGAGGACGTCCTCGCCTTCGCGATGCGCCGCATCCGCGCGCACGCCGAGGCGGCCGGGCGGCGCTGGGTGGTGCTCGCGCACTGCTTCGCCGTCGGCGCCCCGGCCGGCACGGTCGAGCGCGACATCACGGCCGGCGGGATCGACTACGTCTCGGTCGACCACTTCGCCGCGGCCGACTACGCGGCGCTCGGGCACATCCACGGGCGGGCGACCCTGCTGCCGAACGTGCGCTACTCCGGCGCTCCGCTGCACTACTCGTTCGGCGAGGCCTCGAAGCCGCGCGGCGGCTGGCTGGTCGAGCTCGGCGCCGACGGGCTCGGCGAGGTGTCCTGGTCGGCGCTGCCCGTGCCGCGGCGGCTGAGCGTGATCGAGGGTCGGCTGGACGAGCTGCTGAGCGACCCGTCGCTTGCCGAGTACGAGCCGGACTGGGTCTCGGCGGTGCTGACCGACGACGTCCGCCCGCTCGACGCGATGGCGCGGCTGCAGTCCCGCTTCCCCGGCTGCGCGACGCTCGAGCACCGGCCCCCGCACGCGGCGGTCGACGAGCGGCGCTACGCCGAGCGGATCCGCGGGCGCAGCGACGTCGAGGTGATCGACGACTTCCTCGCGCACGTCCGCGGCGGGCACGGCGCGAGCGAGACCGAGCGCGCGCTCGCGCTCGACGCGCTGGCGCAGGTCGACGCCGAGGCGCTGCGGTGA